A part of Aegilops tauschii subsp. strangulata cultivar AL8/78 chromosome 2, Aet v6.0, whole genome shotgun sequence genomic DNA contains:
- the LOC141040798 gene encoding uncharacterized protein, translating to MAEEPSAKRPRGETSDQSTEVDDAQVPGQKHDYKRHLKEVDIHGKEKLVVVCTSNPDEADKMISRILKRVCGLYPQYIGVDVEYTREDEPPQRAAVLQSCVEELCLVYHITAATKWPNSLRPFLKEDRFYTFASFSIEGDKEMLRRSGLEINPDKYIDIQRKWRVPFKGRKRYHSLDDVAGSVIHPFYKQMKDKIDRVEDHKLWGISPLPNYLIEYAAIDAYAAYESWKRIENIREGLESAKEAEKNYDDPYYGY from the exons ATGGCGGAGGAACCATCTGCCAAGCGTCCCCGTGGTGAGACGTCCGACCAGAGCACCGAGGTCGACGACGCTCAGGTCCCCGGTCAGAAGCACGACTACAAAAGGCACCTCAAGGAGGTTGACATCCATGGCAAGGAAAAGCTGGTTGTCGTATGCACCAGCAATCCTGACGAAGCCGACAAGATGATCAGCAGGATCCTGAAGAGGGTCTGCGGCTTGTACCCTCAGTACATCGGCGTTGATGTCGAGTATACCAGGGAAGACGAACCTCCGCAGAGGGCAGCGGTTCTGCAGTCATGCGTGGAGGAACTCTGTCTGGTATACCACATCACCGCGGCAACAAAATG GCCCAATAGCCTGCGCCCGTTCCTGAAGGAGGACAGGTTCTACACCTTTGCCAGCTTCAGTATTGAAGGTGACAAAGAGATGCTGCGAAGATCTGGTTTGGAGATCAACCCCGACAAGTACATCGACATCCAGCGCAAATGGAGAGTTCCGTTCAAGGGAAGAAAGAGGTACCACTCTTTGGATGATGTTGCAGGGAGTGTGATCCACCCATTCTACAAACAGATGAAGGATAAGATTGACAGGGTTGAAGACCATAAACTGTGGGGGATCAGCCCACTGCCAAATTACCTCATCGAGTATGCAGCGATAGATGCGTACGCCGCCTACGAGTCGTGGAAGAGAATTGAGAACATCAGAGAAGGTCTGGAGAGTGCAAAAGAGGCAGAGAAGAATTATGACGATCCTTACTACGGCTACTAG